The Coriobacteriia bacterium DNA segment CCTCGCGGCCAGCCGGAGGACCCCAGTCGAGCTCTTCAGGCTCGTAGTCTCGCGGAATCCGTGCGACCAGCTGTTCAAGGTCGAGTCCGCCACGCACGCGACGTGCAGGAGTGATGACGAGCGAGCCGTCATGGACGCTGATGTCTACCGCGTCGCCCACGTCAATCCGGACGTCCGTGAGCAATTCCTTGCTGAGGCGAAGACCCTGGCTGTTGCCCCATTTCTGGACTTTGGTGATCATGCCGC contains these protein-coding regions:
- a CDS encoding AbrB/MazE/SpoVT family DNA-binding domain-containing protein — translated: MITKVQKWGNSQGLRLSKELLTDVRIDVGDAVDISVHDGSLVITPARRVRGGLDLEQLVARIPRDYEPEELDWGPPAGRE